A single Sorex araneus isolate mSorAra2 chromosome 8, mSorAra2.pri, whole genome shotgun sequence DNA region contains:
- the AKT2 gene encoding RAC-beta serine/threonine-protein kinase isoform X2, whose protein sequence is MRAIQMVANSLKQRSPGEDPMDYKCGSPSDSSAAEEMEVAVSKARAKVTMNDFDYLKLLGKGTFGKVILVREKATGRYYAMKILRKEVIIAKDEVAHTVTESRVLQNTRHPFLTALKYAFQTHDRLCFVMEYANGGELFFHLSRERVFTEERARFYGAEIVSALEYLHSRDVVYRDIKLENLMLDKDGHIKITDFGLCKEGISDGATMKTFCGTPEYLAPEVLEDNDYGRAVDWWGLGVVMYEMLCGRLPFYNQDHERLFELILMEDIRFPRTLSPDAKSLLAGLLKKDPKQRLGGGPSDAKEVMEHRFFLSVNWQDVVQKKLLPPFKPQVTSEVDTRYFDDEFTAQSITITPPDRYDSLGSLELDQRTHFPQFSYSASIRE, encoded by the exons ATGCGGGCCATCCAGATGGTCGCCAACAGCCTTAAGCAGCGGAGCCCCGGGGAGGACCCCATGGACTACAAGTGCGGCTCCCCTAGTGACTCTTCGGCTGCTGAGGAAATGGAGGTGGCAGTGAGCAAGGCACGGGCCAAAGTG ACCATGAATGACTTTGACTATCTCAAGCTCCTGGGCAAGGGCACCTTTGGCAAAGTCATCCTGGTGCGGGAGAAGGCCACCGGCCGCTACTATGCCATGAAGATCCTGCGGAAGGAGGTGATCATCGCCAAG GATGAAGTCGCCCACACAGTGACGGAGAGCCGAGTCCTCCAGAACACCAGGCACCCGTTCCTCACC GCGCTGAAGTACGCCTTCCAGACCCACGACCGTCTGTGCTTCGTGATGGAGTATGCCAACGGCGGCGAG CTGTTTTTCCACTTGTCCCGGGAGCGCGTGTTCACGGAGGAGCGGGCTCGCTTCTACGGTGCTGAGATCGTCTCGGCCCTGGAGTACCTGCACTCGCGGGACGTGGTATACCGGGACATCAAG CTGGAGAACCTCATGCTGGACAAAGACGGGCACATCAAGATCACGGACTTCGGGCTGTGCAAGGAGGGCATCAGCGATGGGGCCACCATGAAGACCTTCTGCGGGACCCCCGAGTACCTGGCCCCTGAG GTGCTGGAGGACAACGACTACGGCCGGGCAGTGGactggtgggggctgggcgtgGTCATGTACGAGATGCTGTGTGGCCGCCTGCCCTTCTACAACCAGGACCACGAGCGCCTCTTCGAGCTCATCCTTATGGAGGACATCCGCTTCCCCCGCACACTCAGCCCCGATGCCAAGTCCCTGCTGGCCGGGCTGCTGAAGAAGGACCCCAAGCAGAG GCTTGGTGGGGGCCCCAGTGACGCCAAGGAGGTGATGGAGCACAGGTTCTTCCTCAGTGTCAACTGGCAGGACGTGGTCCAGAAGAAG CTCCTGCCACCCTTCAAGCCTCAGGTCACTTCTGAGGTGGACACCAGGTACTTTGACGACGAGTTCACCGCCCAGTCCATCACAATCACCCCCCCGGACCGCT ATGACAGTCTCGGCTCGCTGGAGCTGGACCAGCGGACGCACTTCCCCCAGTTCTCCTACTCGGCCAGCATCCGCGAGTGA
- the CCNP gene encoding cyclin-P, translating into MLESDPLGAPVPACRSGSPSLAERLPGLPSEPPGLEEALSTLGLDGERAYARDIFAEVMVCRGPPRRALPRSVTPEMRALVVDWLVQVHEYLGLVGDTLYLAVHLLDSYLCACRVRLRRLQLLGVACLFVACKMEECVLPESASLCLLGAGSFSRAELLRAERRLLSRLDFRLYHPGPLPCLGLQAALAGSDPQVLLLATYFLELSLLEAEAAAWEPGRRAAAALSLAHRVLGGAGSGPKPALYSSAELGALERRMARAALRGPAPGRAAVFLKYARPQRQGTSLTAAHLLRHHPLGPP; encoded by the exons ATGCTCGAATCTGATCCTCTAGGAGCCCCAGTCCCCGCCTGCAGGAGCGGCTCCCCCAGTCTTGCTGAGAGGCTCCCGGGGCTGCCGAGTGAGCCCCCGGGGCTGGAAGAAGCGCTAAGCACGCTGGGGTTGGATGGAGAGCGTGCTTATGCCCGGGACATCTTCGCTGAAGTCATG GTGTGCCGCGGGCCGCCCAGGAGGGCCCTGCCTCGCAGCGTGACCCCAGAGATGCGGGCGCTGGTGGTGGACTGGCTGGTTCAGGTGCAC GAGTACCTGGGCCTGGTGGGGGACACGCTGTACCTGGCCGTGCATCTGCTCGATTCCTACCTGTGTGCGTGCAGAGTGCGCCTCCGCCGGCTGcagctgctgggggtggcctgCTTGTTCGTGGCGTGCAAGATGGAGGAGTGCGTGCTGCCCGAG tctgcctccctctgcctcctgggCGCTGGATCTTTCTCGCGTGCCGAGCTGCTCCGCGCTGAGCGCCGCCTCCTGAGCCGCCTGGATTTCCGACTGTACCACCCGGGCCCGCTCCCTTGCCTCGGGCTGCAGGCGGCGCTGGCGGGGAGCGACCCCCAG GTGCTGCTCCTCGCCACCTATTTCTTGGAGCTGTCTCTGCTGGAGGCCGAGGCTGCGGCCTGGGAGCCCGGTCGCCGCGCGGCCGCGGCGTTGAGCCTGGCGCATCGTGTGCTCGGCGGGGCGGGCTCCGGCCCGAAGCCGGCGCTCTACAG CTCTGCGGAACTGGGCGCGCTGGAGCGGCGCATGGCGCGCGCGGCGCTCCGAGGCCCCGCGCCGGGCCGCGCCGCCGTCTTCCTCAAGTACGCGCGGCCCCAGCGCCAGGGCACCAGCCTGACCGCCGCCCACCTGCTCCGCCACCACCCGCTTGGGCCGCCCTGA
- the TTC9B gene encoding tetratricopeptide repeat protein 9B: MQRGALSPVLMLSAAPEPPPRPPPALSPPGPASRHGSARSGPAPEPSGGLGAALDSSLRAAVAFKAEGQRCYREKKFREAIGKYHRALLQLKAAQGARPGGLPAPAPGPASSQGPARLSEEQRRLVENTEVECYDSLTACLLQSELVNYERVREYCLKVLEKQQGNFKATYRAGIAFYHLGDYARALRYLQEARSREPTDTNVLRYIQLTQLKMHRCGLQREDSGARAGPRDVIG, encoded by the exons ATGCAGCGCGGCGCGCTGTCCCCGGTGCTGATGCTCAGCGCTGCCCCGGAGCCTCCGCCGCGCCCGcctcccgccctctccccgcCGGGCCCGGCTTCCCGCCATGGCTCGGCTCGATCGGGTCCTGCCCCCGAGCCGTCGGGGGGCCTGGGCGCGGCGCTCGACAGCAGCCTGCGGGCTGCCGTGGCTTTCAAGGCGGAGGGCCAGCGCTGCTACCGAGAGAAGAAGTTCCGGGAAGCCATCGGCAAGTACCACCGGGCGCTGCTGCAGCTGAAGGCGGCTCAGGGAGCCCGCCCCGGAggcctgcccgcccccgcccccgggcctgcCAGCAGCCAGGGGCCGGCCCGCCTCAGCGAGGAGCAGCGGCGCCTGGTGGAGAACACGGAGGTCGAATGCTATGACTCTCTAACGG CTTGCCTGCTGCAGTCGGAGCTGGTGAACTACGAGCGCGTGCGCGAGTACTGCCTCAAGGTGCTGGAGAAGCAGCAGGGCAACTTCAAGGCCACCTACCGCGCTGGCATCGCCTTCTACCACCTGGGTGACTATGCGCGCGCGCTGCGCTACCTGCAGGAGGCCCGCAGCCGGGAGCCCACAG ACACCAATGTCCTCCGCTACATCCAGCTAACTCAGCTGAAGATGCACCGCTGCGGCCTCCAGCGGGAAGACAGTGGGGCCCGGGCTGGACCACGGGATGTCATTGGCTGA